A region of Takifugu rubripes chromosome 6, fTakRub1.2, whole genome shotgun sequence DNA encodes the following proteins:
- the LOC101076948 gene encoding secretory carrier-associated membrane protein 1 isoform X1: MSEIDSNPFADPAFSHPFQDPAVTQARQAAPPGLEEYNPFTDAQTTPRAAAPAVSTQPAIMKPTEEPPAYSQTKEQPRGAAELLKRQEELEKKAAELDRREREMQTLSASGGRKNNWPPLPENFPVGPCFYHDITVDIPVEFQKTVQIMYYLWMCHAGTLLANLVGCMAWFFVDVSRGVDFGLSILWFMLFTPCSYVCWYRPLYGAFRSDSSFRFFLFFFVYICQFGIYVIQCIGITSWGTSGWISALTCLNKNVPVGVIMIIVAVLFTSLAAMSLIMFKKIHALYRTTGASFERAQQEFASGVMSNKTVQAAAANAASSAAQGAFKEQP; the protein is encoded by the exons atgtcagaaatCGACAGCAACCCTTTCGCGGACCCTGCGTTCAGCCACCCTTTTCAG GATCCAGCGGTGACACAGGCCAGACAGGCGGCTCCCCCGGGGTTGGAGGAGTATAACCCTTTCACGGATGCCCAAACG ACGCCCAGAGCTGCAGCGCCTGCCGTCAGCACGCAGCCCGCCATCATGAAGCCCACCGAGGAGCCTCCCGCGTACTCGCAGACCAAG GAGCAGCCGCGGGGAGCCGCCGAGCTTCtgaagaggcaggaggagctggagaagaaggcGGCCGAGCTGGACCGGCGGGAGAGGGAGATGCAGACGCTGAGCGCGTCGGGAG GCAGGAAGAACAACTGGCCGCCCCTGCCGGAGAATTTCCCAGTGGGTCCCTGTTTCTACCACGACATCACGGTGGACATCCCGGTGGAGTTCCAGAAGACGGTCCAGATCATGTATTATCTGTGGATGT GTCATGCGGGGACCCTGCTGGCTAACCTAGTGGGCTGCATGGCCTGGTTCTTCGTGGACGTCTCCCGCGGCGTGGACTTCGGTCTGTCCATCCTCTGGTTCATGCTCTTCACGCCGTGTTCCTACGTCTGCTGGTACCGGCCGCTTTATGGAGCGTTCAG gagtgacagctccttcaggttctttttgttcttcttcgTGTACATCTGTCAGTTCGGCATCTACGTGATCCAGTGTATCGGCATCACAAGCTGGGGCACCAG TGGGTGGATCTCGGCTCTGACCTGCCTGAATAAAAACGTCCCAGTGGGCGTGATTATGATCATCGTCGCCGTTCTCTTCACCTCCCTGGCCGCCATGTCCCTGATCATGTTCAAGAAG ATCCACGCGCTCTACCGCACCACGGGCGCCAGCTTTGAGAGGGCCCAGCAGGAGTTTGCCTCCGGCGTCATGTCCAACAAGACGGTGCAGGCTGCCGCCGCTAATGCCGCCTCCAGTGCCGCTCAGGGGGCCTTTAAGGAGCAACCCTGA
- the LOC101076948 gene encoding secretory carrier-associated membrane protein 1 isoform X2, which yields MKSGGERRQLMDPAVTQARQAAPPGLEEYNPFTDAQTTPRAAAPAVSTQPAIMKPTEEPPAYSQTKEQPRGAAELLKRQEELEKKAAELDRREREMQTLSASGGRKNNWPPLPENFPVGPCFYHDITVDIPVEFQKTVQIMYYLWMCHAGTLLANLVGCMAWFFVDVSRGVDFGLSILWFMLFTPCSYVCWYRPLYGAFRSDSSFRFFLFFFVYICQFGIYVIQCIGITSWGTSGWISALTCLNKNVPVGVIMIIVAVLFTSLAAMSLIMFKKIHALYRTTGASFERAQQEFASGVMSNKTVQAAAANAASSAAQGAFKEQP from the exons ATGAAATCTGGTGGTGAGCGACGGCAGCTGATG GATCCAGCGGTGACACAGGCCAGACAGGCGGCTCCCCCGGGGTTGGAGGAGTATAACCCTTTCACGGATGCCCAAACG ACGCCCAGAGCTGCAGCGCCTGCCGTCAGCACGCAGCCCGCCATCATGAAGCCCACCGAGGAGCCTCCCGCGTACTCGCAGACCAAG GAGCAGCCGCGGGGAGCCGCCGAGCTTCtgaagaggcaggaggagctggagaagaaggcGGCCGAGCTGGACCGGCGGGAGAGGGAGATGCAGACGCTGAGCGCGTCGGGAG GCAGGAAGAACAACTGGCCGCCCCTGCCGGAGAATTTCCCAGTGGGTCCCTGTTTCTACCACGACATCACGGTGGACATCCCGGTGGAGTTCCAGAAGACGGTCCAGATCATGTATTATCTGTGGATGT GTCATGCGGGGACCCTGCTGGCTAACCTAGTGGGCTGCATGGCCTGGTTCTTCGTGGACGTCTCCCGCGGCGTGGACTTCGGTCTGTCCATCCTCTGGTTCATGCTCTTCACGCCGTGTTCCTACGTCTGCTGGTACCGGCCGCTTTATGGAGCGTTCAG gagtgacagctccttcaggttctttttgttcttcttcgTGTACATCTGTCAGTTCGGCATCTACGTGATCCAGTGTATCGGCATCACAAGCTGGGGCACCAG TGGGTGGATCTCGGCTCTGACCTGCCTGAATAAAAACGTCCCAGTGGGCGTGATTATGATCATCGTCGCCGTTCTCTTCACCTCCCTGGCCGCCATGTCCCTGATCATGTTCAAGAAG ATCCACGCGCTCTACCGCACCACGGGCGCCAGCTTTGAGAGGGCCCAGCAGGAGTTTGCCTCCGGCGTCATGTCCAACAAGACGGTGCAGGCTGCCGCCGCTAATGCCGCCTCCAGTGCCGCTCAGGGGGCCTTTAAGGAGCAACCCTGA